The following proteins are encoded in a genomic region of Methanofollis fontis:
- a CDS encoding amino acid ABC transporter permease, with amino-acid sequence MSEADFFLDVLLPALSKGALISVEMIALAAPFGLLAGIAIATGRTYGGWGIMQVCRWYVILIKGCPLLLLLFIIYYGLPSLGIVFEPFVAAVIGFILCNGAYNSEYIRGAMLSVKEGQMTAAEALGMSRAQAIRYIILPQALRRAIPGISNEFIYLIKYSSLAYMITVIELTGAGKIVAAKYFAYFETFAVVGIFYLVLVSLATLALGYLERRLAVPGLMS; translated from the coding sequence GCTTATCTCGGTCGAGATGATCGCCCTTGCCGCACCCTTCGGACTCCTCGCGGGGATTGCCATCGCCACCGGGCGCACCTACGGCGGGTGGGGGATCATGCAGGTCTGCCGCTGGTACGTGATCCTGATCAAGGGCTGCCCGCTCCTGCTGTTGCTCTTCATCATCTATTATGGTCTGCCGTCCCTCGGGATCGTCTTCGAACCATTCGTGGCGGCGGTGATCGGGTTCATCCTCTGCAACGGCGCCTACAACTCCGAATATATCAGGGGCGCCATGCTCTCGGTGAAGGAGGGGCAGATGACGGCCGCCGAGGCGCTCGGGATGAGCCGCGCCCAGGCGATCCGCTATATCATCCTGCCGCAGGCGCTCAGGCGTGCCATCCCAGGGATTTCGAATGAGTTCATCTACCTGATCAAGTACTCCTCCCTCGCCTACATGATCACGGTGATCGAGCTCACCGGCGCCGGCAAGATTGTCGCTGCCAAGTACTTTGCCTATTTCGAGACCTTTGCAGTGGTGGGGATCTTCTATCTGGTGCTGGTGAGTCTTGCCACACTCGCCCTCGGGTATCTGGAGCGGAGGCTTGCCGTCCCCGGGCTGATGTCGTAA